From the genome of Fusobacterium perfoetens, one region includes:
- the mtnK gene encoding S-methyl-5-thioribose kinase, translating to MNKYQEHFRMSVEDAINYTKDFEIFPKDAKLRGEEIGDGNINYIFRVIEDETGKSVVLKQADKFLRSSGRPLDLDRNRIEAEILKLEGECAPEFVPKVYRYDDIMCVIVMEDISAYKNLRKELMAGKIFPKFADEISSFLVDTLLPTTDLVLDRAEKKDRVRAFVNKELCDISECLVFTEPYVNDRDRNIVIPENMEYVKKHLYDDVELRAEAAKLKNNFMNNAQALIHGDLHSGSIFINEDGMKVIDPEFSFYGPMGYDIGNVIGNLFFSLSNRRHLMEEGDKKEEFIKWLSQTIRDIFDMFVVKFHKKYKEIVKDPMYTNEEFENWYLAQVLADSVGSAGLEIIRRVVGDSKVMEVTSIEDTEKRVAVERELIEIGIRFIKNRYEIKAGKDLV from the coding sequence ATGAATAAATATCAAGAACACTTTCGTATGTCTGTAGAAGATGCAATAAATTATACAAAAGATTTTGAAATCTTTCCAAAAGATGCAAAGCTTAGAGGGGAAGAAATAGGAGATGGAAATATTAACTATATTTTCAGAGTAATAGAGGACGAAACAGGAAAATCAGTTGTACTTAAACAAGCAGATAAATTCTTGCGTTCATCAGGTCGTCCTTTAGATTTAGATAGAAACAGAATAGAAGCTGAAATATTAAAACTTGAAGGAGAATGTGCTCCTGAATTTGTACCAAAAGTATATCGTTATGATGATATTATGTGTGTAATTGTTATGGAAGATATATCAGCATATAAAAATTTAAGAAAAGAACTTATGGCAGGAAAAATTTTCCCTAAATTTGCAGATGAAATAAGCAGTTTCTTAGTTGATACACTTTTACCAACAACAGATTTAGTATTAGACAGAGCAGAAAAAAAAGACAGAGTAAGAGCTTTTGTAAATAAAGAACTTTGTGATATTTCAGAATGCCTTGTATTTACAGAACCGTATGTAAATGACAGAGATAGAAACATAGTAATTCCTGAAAATATGGAATATGTAAAAAAACATCTTTATGATGATGTAGAACTTCGTGCAGAAGCTGCAAAATTAAAAAATAACTTTATGAACAATGCACAAGCTCTTATTCACGGAGACTTACACTCAGGTTCAATATTTATAAATGAAGATGGAATGAAAGTTATAGATCCTGAATTTTCTTTCTATGGACCTATGGGATATGATATAGGAAATGTTATAGGAAATTTATTCTTCTCACTTTCAAACAGAAGACATCTTATGGAAGAAGGAGATAAAAAAGAGGAATTTATAAAATGGCTTTCTCAAACAATAAGAGATATATTTGATATGTTTGTTGTAAAATTCCATAAAAAATATAAAGAAATAGTAAAAGATCCTATGTATACAAATGAAGAATTTGAAAACTGGTATCTTGCTCAGGTTTTAGCAGACTCTGTTGGTTCAGCAGGACTTGAAATTATAAGAAGAGTTGTTGGTGACTCTAAAGTAATGGAAGTTACTTCTATTGAAGACACAGAAAAAAGAGTTGCTGTTGAAAGAGAACTTATTGAAATTGGAATAAGATTCATAAAGAACAGATATGAAATTAAAGCTGGTAAAGATTTAGTATAA
- the megL gene encoding methionine gamma-lyase, which translates to MENLKEKGIGTQAIHAGQTKNPFGTLATPIYQTSTFVFDSVEQGQARFMGEEEGYIYSRTKNPTVTVAEEKVAMLEKGEHAMATSSGMGAISSTLWTLLKAGDHVLADKTLYGCTFALLSHGLTKFGVEVDFIDTADLEMVKEKLKPNTRVVYLETPANPNLKITDIEEVAKIAHTNNYAKVVVDNTFATPYNQNPLTLGADIVVHSATKYINGHGDVLAGFVVGTKEMVEEIRGNGLKDMTGAILGPQEAYYIIRGLKTFEVRMERHCANAMKVAKWLAAHPKVEKVYYPGLEDHEGYEIAKKQMKNFGGIMSFELKGGFEAGKTLLNSVQLCALAVSLGDTETLIQHPASMTHSPYTREERLAAGITDGLVRLSVGLENVEDIIADLEQGLAKI; encoded by the coding sequence ATGGAAAATTTAAAAGAAAAAGGAATAGGAACACAAGCAATTCATGCAGGACAGACAAAAAATCCTTTTGGTACTTTAGCTACACCTATTTATCAAACTTCAACATTTGTTTTTGATTCAGTAGAACAAGGACAAGCAAGATTTATGGGAGAAGAAGAGGGGTATATTTACAGCAGAACAAAAAACCCTACTGTAACAGTTGCAGAAGAAAAAGTAGCTATGCTTGAAAAAGGAGAGCATGCAATGGCAACATCTTCTGGAATGGGAGCAATTTCTTCTACTTTATGGACTTTATTAAAAGCAGGAGATCATGTACTGGCAGATAAAACTCTTTATGGTTGTACATTTGCTTTATTAAGTCATGGACTTACAAAATTTGGTGTTGAAGTTGACTTCATAGATACAGCTGATTTAGAAATGGTAAAAGAAAAATTAAAACCTAATACAAGAGTTGTATATTTAGAAACTCCAGCAAACCCTAACTTAAAAATTACAGATATAGAAGAAGTTGCAAAAATAGCTCATACAAATAATTATGCAAAAGTTGTTGTAGATAATACTTTTGCTACTCCATATAATCAAAATCCTTTAACACTTGGAGCAGATATTGTTGTTCATTCTGCAACTAAATATATTAATGGTCATGGAGATGTTCTTGCAGGATTTGTCGTAGGAACAAAAGAAATGGTAGAGGAAATAAGAGGAAATGGTCTTAAAGATATGACAGGAGCTATACTTGGACCTCAGGAAGCTTATTATATTATAAGAGGGCTAAAAACATTTGAAGTGAGAATGGAAAGACATTGTGCTAATGCAATGAAAGTTGCTAAATGGCTTGCAGCTCATCCTAAAGTAGAAAAAGTTTACTATCCAGGACTAGAAGATCATGAAGGATATGAAATAGCTAAAAAACAAATGAAAAATTTTGGTGGAATCATGTCATTTGAACTTAAAGGTGGATTTGAAGCAGGAAAAACACTTCTTAACAGTGTTCAGTTATGTGCTCTTGCAGTAAGCTTAGGAGATACAGAAACTCTTATTCAACACCCTGCATCAATGACTCACTCTCCATATACAAGAGAAGAAAGACTTGCAGCAGGAATTACTGATGGACTTGTAAGACTTTCTGTTGGACTTGAAAATGTAGAAGATATTATTGCTGACTTAGAACAAGGTTTAGCTAAAATCTAA